Proteins from a single region of Paraglaciecola sp. T6c:
- a CDS encoding TonB-dependent receptor — MTTITSSIFTVSKLALLVAGVIGTNAYGQTSRNQHQIEEITVTAQKRDQSIQDVPVSISAYDGALLESLGVAELDTLSEITPGLVIQEQSPNNPGFVIRGITSDSGSSQAAPRVSIYYNGADVSRSRGSYFELFDIERIEVVKGPQATLFGTAASVGALSVITRKPQEEFGAEIKASVGNYSAETLSGFVTGGNSQVQGRLAFSYRQRDGFIRNIAGEAGSQNPDGFDQEDMHGIERTAFRPSLRFTPSDELTIDLVYTHEKNDDTGTSFKNGLFAPTGGDTSAFSFVEMSGSPLSQEVFGRKDLGVERTVDDLNLTVNWDINQDLTFTSISASRRFDSLEVFDADGTQAWFLEFAEDATGDQFSQEFRMIHQGDKLTTIAGVSYFTEDGSQAVPFSSEESVFLNCLGAFAALAQPCVANDGSVPVLTPILTEGAAQLLPYRLEFENYGETDAYSAFADVTYAVNEALELTAGLRYVREDKKSGYRSDAPASVLTGSELFTVDTEGQIFRAEEDYDDWLPRFNMLYVLNEDINMYATISKGRRSDVLNVTSVRGEDGSGEKSVTEIPAEIIWNYEAGIKGQAFDKSVNYNASVFYQDYSNFQVTLLDDEGVAYAADAGSATNVGAEAEVRALLGADFELFANLAYLDATIDDDSTNGDLAGNRFRLQPEWTASVGMFYATALSQGYNLTSSLVYSYRSDVFFEPANAPISGLDISEDSVSLVSARIGIAGADEDWAVNLFASNLLDKEYLVDAGNTGGGFGNPTFVAGAPRFYGIEFKMRFGE, encoded by the coding sequence ATGACAACAATAACATCCTCTATTTTTACCGTTAGTAAGCTAGCCCTTCTTGTTGCAGGGGTTATTGGAACGAATGCTTACGGGCAGACGTCACGTAATCAGCATCAAATCGAAGAAATTACCGTGACGGCGCAAAAACGCGATCAGTCAATTCAAGATGTGCCTGTCAGTATCAGTGCCTACGATGGTGCGTTGCTTGAGAGTTTAGGGGTTGCCGAGCTCGACACCTTATCCGAAATAACCCCTGGTTTGGTGATTCAAGAACAAAGCCCGAACAACCCGGGTTTCGTTATTCGGGGGATTACCTCAGACAGTGGTTCGTCACAGGCGGCGCCTCGTGTGTCGATTTACTATAACGGTGCTGACGTATCCCGCTCTCGGGGCTCGTATTTTGAATTGTTTGATATAGAGCGTATTGAAGTGGTTAAAGGCCCGCAAGCGACCCTGTTTGGCACGGCAGCATCAGTGGGGGCGTTAAGTGTTATCACCCGTAAACCCCAAGAAGAATTCGGTGCAGAAATAAAGGCCAGTGTGGGCAATTATTCAGCTGAAACCCTCAGTGGGTTCGTGACTGGCGGCAATAGCCAAGTGCAGGGGCGATTGGCCTTTAGCTATCGCCAGCGTGATGGTTTCATTCGTAATATTGCAGGGGAAGCGGGTTCGCAAAACCCTGACGGATTCGATCAGGAAGACATGCATGGTATTGAGCGCACAGCGTTTCGCCCGTCGCTACGTTTTACACCCAGTGATGAGCTGACCATAGACTTAGTTTATACCCACGAAAAAAATGACGACACGGGAACATCGTTTAAAAATGGCTTATTTGCACCCACTGGTGGCGATACCAGCGCATTTAGTTTTGTGGAAATGTCAGGTAGTCCATTATCCCAAGAGGTGTTTGGCCGCAAAGATTTGGGCGTAGAACGCACCGTTGACGATCTGAACCTAACGGTTAATTGGGACATTAACCAAGACTTAACGTTTACCTCAATTTCCGCTTCTCGTCGCTTTGATTCACTGGAAGTATTTGATGCCGATGGCACGCAAGCGTGGTTCTTAGAATTTGCTGAAGATGCCACTGGCGATCAATTCAGCCAAGAATTTCGCATGATTCATCAAGGTGACAAACTGACTACTATCGCCGGTGTGAGCTATTTCACCGAAGACGGTAGTCAAGCAGTGCCATTTAGCTCAGAGGAATCTGTCTTTTTGAACTGCCTAGGGGCCTTTGCTGCTCTTGCGCAGCCATGCGTAGCAAACGATGGCTCTGTTCCTGTGCTCACGCCCATTTTAACTGAAGGGGCTGCTCAGCTTTTGCCGTATCGTTTAGAGTTTGAAAACTACGGCGAGACCGATGCTTACTCGGCGTTCGCTGATGTGACTTATGCCGTGAATGAGGCGCTAGAGCTAACCGCCGGTTTACGCTATGTGCGTGAAGACAAAAAAAGTGGTTATCGCTCAGATGCGCCTGCAAGTGTATTAACTGGCAGTGAACTGTTTACCGTGGACACAGAAGGTCAGATTTTCCGTGCTGAAGAAGACTACGATGATTGGTTGCCACGCTTTAATATGTTGTACGTCTTAAATGAAGACATCAATATGTACGCGACCATTTCTAAAGGTCGCCGCTCTGATGTGTTGAATGTGACGTCAGTTCGCGGGGAAGATGGCTCGGGTGAGAAGTCTGTTACTGAAATCCCAGCTGAGATCATCTGGAACTACGAAGCGGGCATCAAAGGACAAGCGTTCGATAAATCTGTGAATTATAACGCCTCGGTGTTTTATCAAGACTATTCAAATTTCCAAGTTACTTTGTTAGATGACGAGGGCGTGGCATATGCCGCAGATGCTGGCTCGGCGACCAATGTTGGCGCTGAAGCAGAAGTGCGTGCCCTGTTAGGTGCTGATTTTGAGCTATTCGCTAATCTAGCTTATTTAGATGCAACCATAGACGACGACAGCACAAACGGTGACCTAGCGGGCAATCGCTTTCGCTTGCAGCCGGAATGGACAGCCAGTGTCGGCATGTTCTACGCGACTGCACTTTCGCAAGGTTATAACCTAACGAGTTCTTTAGTGTACAGCTACCGCTCAGACGTGTTCTTTGAACCGGCGAATGCACCAATATCAGGTTTAGACATCAGTGAAGATTCCGTCAGCTTAGTCAGTGCCCGCATCGGTATTGCAGGTGCGGATGAAGATTGGGCAGTAAACTTGTTTGCCAGTAACTTGCTTGATAAAGAATATCTAGTGGACGCAGGTAATACCGGTGGCGGCTTTGGCAACCCAACTTTTGTCGCGGGGGCCCCACGCTTTTACGGCATCGAGTTCAAAATGCGTTTTGGCGAGTAG
- a CDS encoding ferredoxin--NADP reductase, whose amino-acid sequence MAQWLDAKVTKRIDWNDHLFSLRFQCADFPEYTPGQFTKVGIAQDDTVISRPYSLVSHPRSSELEIMAVPVEEGILSPKLHELREGDGLKVMAPATGFLVLNEVPDSDNIWLIATGTGVGPFLSILAGEEIWQRYKKVVLVYAARYQNDLAYGEFIQQCKSQHSVQFSYLPIVSREEGKGALHGRIPELLQSGAIINTANTPLSAQQSQVMLCGNPQMIEEAMATLKNMGLKKHLRRSPGQITQERYW is encoded by the coding sequence ATGGCACAGTGGTTAGACGCAAAGGTCACAAAGCGGATTGATTGGAACGACCATCTTTTTAGCTTACGTTTTCAGTGCGCTGATTTTCCTGAATATACTCCAGGCCAATTTACTAAAGTCGGCATCGCTCAAGATGACACCGTCATTTCTAGGCCTTATTCTTTAGTCAGCCACCCACGTAGCAGCGAATTGGAAATTATGGCTGTGCCGGTAGAGGAAGGCATTTTGTCACCTAAATTACATGAATTACGTGAAGGTGATGGGCTAAAGGTTATGGCACCAGCGACGGGCTTTTTGGTGTTAAATGAAGTACCAGACAGCGACAATATTTGGCTGATTGCCACAGGCACAGGAGTTGGGCCTTTTCTATCTATTCTTGCGGGCGAAGAGATTTGGCAGCGGTATAAAAAAGTCGTTTTAGTCTACGCGGCCCGGTATCAAAATGACTTGGCGTACGGCGAATTTATTCAACAGTGTAAAAGCCAACACTCAGTTCAATTTAGTTACCTACCTATTGTCAGTCGAGAAGAAGGTAAAGGTGCATTGCACGGGCGTATACCTGAATTATTGCAATCAGGAGCTATCATCAACACAGCCAATACGCCCTTAAGCGCCCAGCAAAGTCAGGTCATGTTGTGCGGCAATCCACAAATGATCGAAGAGGCTATGGCGACGCTAAAAAACATGGGGCTGAAGAAGCATCTACGTCGCTCACCAGGTCAGATTACGCAGGAGCGTTACTGGTAG
- the cysG gene encoding siroheme synthase CysG, producing MQYFPIFVDTKELNCLVVGAGEVAARKVELLLKTSATITVVAPWACDTVQRLADEGQVTLHTRGYESSDLTAKQLVFVATDDSQLNIDIHHQAKAQNILVNVVDNTPLCQFITPSIVDRSPIIIAMSSGGVAPVLLRYLRQKLESVIPQKVSLLGQFSEKFRETVKARFNSVTKRRYFWEDILDGDVAEQVLQGNNSKAEQMMQDKLALDEHDSGKGEVYLVGAGPGDPDLLTFRALRLMQKADVVVYDRLVSKEILELVRRDAEKIYVGKARSLHTVPQDEINALLADLALKGNRVVRLKGGDPFIFGRGGEEIETLVEKGVSFQVVPGITAASGAASYAGIPLTHRDHAKSVVFATGHLRDNSINLNWPMLAQPEQTTVFYMGLTGLPVICEKLIQHGLPDTTEIALVQSATTTEQKVVAGNLANIQQKVAEAGIKPPALIIVGSVVSLREKLNWFGADA from the coding sequence ATGCAATATTTCCCTATTTTTGTTGATACTAAAGAGCTGAACTGTCTCGTTGTCGGTGCAGGGGAAGTGGCTGCCCGTAAAGTGGAGTTGCTGTTAAAAACCTCAGCCACTATCACAGTGGTTGCCCCTTGGGCCTGTGATACGGTGCAACGCTTAGCGGATGAAGGGCAAGTCACACTGCACACTCGTGGGTACGAATCGAGTGACCTCACGGCCAAACAATTAGTCTTTGTCGCCACAGACGACAGCCAATTAAATATAGATATCCATCACCAAGCTAAGGCACAAAATATTCTGGTGAATGTGGTTGATAATACGCCTTTGTGTCAGTTTATTACCCCTTCAATTGTTGACCGCTCGCCGATTATTATCGCCATGAGCAGCGGCGGTGTTGCGCCTGTTCTACTGCGCTATTTACGCCAGAAACTCGAGTCTGTTATTCCGCAAAAGGTCAGTTTGCTGGGGCAGTTTTCAGAAAAATTCCGTGAAACCGTTAAAGCCCGCTTTAACTCAGTGACAAAACGCCGTTACTTTTGGGAAGATATCCTCGATGGCGATGTCGCCGAACAGGTTCTACAAGGCAACAACAGCAAAGCCGAACAGATGATGCAAGACAAACTTGCCCTTGACGAGCATGACTCGGGTAAAGGAGAGGTGTACTTGGTCGGTGCTGGTCCAGGCGATCCAGACTTACTAACATTTCGCGCGCTACGCCTAATGCAAAAGGCCGACGTCGTCGTGTATGACCGCTTGGTATCCAAAGAAATATTAGAACTGGTGCGCCGGGATGCAGAGAAAATATACGTGGGAAAAGCCCGCAGCTTGCATACCGTGCCACAAGATGAAATTAACGCGCTACTGGCCGATTTAGCCTTAAAGGGGAATCGAGTCGTGCGTTTAAAAGGCGGCGACCCTTTTATATTTGGTCGCGGCGGTGAAGAAATAGAGACCCTAGTGGAAAAAGGCGTGAGCTTCCAAGTGGTGCCTGGCATTACAGCCGCCAGTGGTGCTGCCAGTTACGCTGGCATTCCCCTGACCCACAGAGATCACGCCAAGTCGGTGGTATTTGCTACTGGTCACTTACGAGATAACAGCATCAACTTAAACTGGCCCATGCTGGCCCAGCCTGAACAAACCACTGTATTCTATATGGGGTTAACAGGCTTGCCTGTTATTTGTGAGAAACTCATTCAGCATGGCCTACCGGACACCACTGAAATTGCACTGGTGCAATCGGCAACGACCACAGAGCAAAAAGTCGTGGCCGGTAACTTAGCAAATATTCAACAAAAAGTGGCAGAAGCCGGCATTAAACCACCGGCGCTTATCATTGTTGGTTCGGTGGTCAGCTTACGAGAGAAACTTAACTGGTTTGGCGCTGACGCTTAA
- a CDS encoding DEAD/DEAH box helicase, with the protein MTDTVELTFKDLNLPAELLQALEKVGYEKPTPIQAQCIPLIMEGHDLLGTAQTGTGKTAAFALPMLANVDANNSNTQLLVLAPTRELAIQVAEAFQVYASFSRKLNVLPIYGGSSYDNQIRQLRRGAQVVVGTPGRVIDHIKKGTLKLDNLKFLVLDEADEMLRMGFIDDVEWILSHAPAERQTALFSATMPDPIRKITKRYLSDPKQVKIESKVATASTIKQRYCQVAGHHKLEALTRIMEVEEFDAVIIFVRTKTATMELSEKLSARGYAVEPLNGDIPQNSRERTVERLKRGKIDILVATDVVARGLDVERVSHVINYDVPYDTESYVHRIGRTGRAGRQGDAILFISHREKRMLFSIERATRQSIDPMPIPSISQLNETRLSRFKSSVIEAIGDSSIETLIPIVESIQAETEAAPEVIMAALAKIAQGDEPLILKEGDRPDLNSAPPRGDRNDRGGRDDRGGRGRERGGDRGGDRPQRARKSSTPEEGMQRYRIEVGHTHGAKPGNIVGAIANEANISSKNIGAIEIYDNFSTVDLPKNMPRATQDTLQKTRVAGQRLNMREWSDQPPRRRGKPE; encoded by the coding sequence ATGACTGACACTGTCGAATTGACTTTTAAAGACCTCAACCTACCTGCCGAATTGCTTCAAGCTTTAGAAAAAGTAGGTTACGAAAAACCAACCCCAATCCAAGCTCAATGTATTCCGCTAATCATGGAAGGTCACGATCTTCTTGGTACTGCGCAAACCGGTACGGGTAAAACAGCAGCATTCGCATTGCCAATGCTTGCAAACGTGGATGCTAACAACAGCAACACTCAATTATTAGTTTTGGCACCGACTCGCGAATTAGCGATTCAGGTAGCTGAAGCCTTTCAGGTATACGCTAGTTTCTCTCGTAAACTTAACGTATTACCTATTTACGGTGGCTCATCTTACGACAACCAAATTCGCCAACTAAGACGTGGTGCACAGGTTGTAGTCGGCACGCCTGGTCGTGTAATCGACCACATCAAAAAAGGCACGTTGAAATTAGATAACCTTAAGTTCTTGGTATTAGACGAAGCCGACGAAATGCTACGCATGGGTTTCATCGATGACGTTGAGTGGATTTTGAGCCACGCACCAGCAGAGCGCCAAACTGCGTTGTTCTCAGCGACTATGCCTGATCCAATCCGCAAAATTACTAAGCGTTACTTGAGCGATCCTAAACAAGTTAAAATCGAATCTAAAGTTGCTACCGCTAGCACCATCAAACAGCGTTACTGCCAGGTGGCTGGCCATCACAAACTTGAAGCCCTTACCCGTATTATGGAAGTGGAAGAGTTTGATGCAGTGATTATTTTCGTACGTACTAAAACCGCAACCATGGAGCTTTCTGAGAAATTGTCTGCTCGTGGCTACGCTGTTGAGCCTCTTAACGGTGACATTCCGCAAAACTCACGTGAACGTACTGTTGAACGTTTGAAGCGCGGTAAAATTGATATTCTTGTAGCAACAGACGTTGTTGCACGTGGCCTTGACGTTGAACGTGTAAGTCACGTTATCAACTACGACGTGCCTTACGATACAGAATCTTACGTTCACCGTATTGGTCGTACTGGCCGTGCTGGTCGTCAAGGTGATGCAATACTGTTCATCTCACATCGTGAGAAGCGCATGTTGTTCTCAATCGAGCGTGCTACACGTCAATCGATTGATCCTATGCCAATCCCATCAATCTCTCAGCTAAATGAAACGCGTTTGAGCCGCTTCAAAAGCAGCGTGATTGAAGCGATCGGTGACAGCAGCATTGAGACATTGATCCCTATCGTTGAGTCAATTCAAGCAGAAACCGAAGCCGCACCAGAAGTGATTATGGCTGCATTAGCTAAGATTGCTCAAGGTGACGAGCCGCTTATTCTGAAAGAAGGCGACCGTCCTGACCTGAACTCTGCCCCTCCTCGTGGTGACAGAAATGACCGTGGTGGTCGTGATGATCGCGGTGGACGTGGTCGTGAGCGTGGCGGTGACCGCGGTGGTGACAGACCACAACGTGCTCGCAAAAGCAGTACGCCAGAAGAAGGCATGCAGCGCTACCGTATCGAAGTAGGTCATACTCATGGCGCTAAGCCTGGCAACATCGTTGGCGCGATCGCTAATGAAGCAAACATCAGCAGTAAAAATATTGGTGCTATCGAGATTTACGATAACTTCAGTACCGTTGATTTGCCGAAAAATATGCCTCGTGCAACGCAAGATACATTGCAAAAAACCCGTGTTGCCGGTCAGCGTTTGAACATGCGTGAATGGTCAGATCAGCCTCCACGTCGTCGTGGTAAGCCTGAATAA
- the prsT gene encoding XrtA/PEP-CTERM system TPR-repeat protein PrsT — translation MRKTIIALSLGMLISCGQQTSEEHIQAAQEFIAQNDSASAIISLKTAVQLAPKSPEARFELGKVYLDEKQFESAEKELSRALEYGYDGAKVLPLLTRAYQRTGAYAAISEMEDNNVDLSNEDKAEIGYFKIVSLVRLNKPDDARAIIADQSQLQTDSVFKSLSQAYKDILDKDYPLALQSLSNIKDSHPDHPEVLKLLAQLHLSLGDPKAAAQAFDRYVSLYPDDLQTTFVLAKLWVDLGETAKAEPYLDQLLAVNAKNGLLNQLKAAARIADKDYGEAQKYAELGIQNGMNDPSLRLIAGYAAYQQKDFEAAQQHLSLVASSLPSNHPGLRLLAASQLQLGLNAEAGDVLERMEQINEQDAQLFSKASYELLRQGNVKDAQELVEKSSSISTTAEDLTRLGLLKLSLNNLDGIVNLEEALEKSPELESAKKTLATAYITTKQYDKALELAQQWKAEDANDISAYLLAGEVFSKQQDLSNAKAEFEQVMRIDPEHKGAALGLVNIAITEKDVVRAQSGLTALLNRFPDYTPALATAYLFNKQQGKTQQGIEVIESALNKAPDNQELSMLYARVLLLEKQYDQALQQFVKFDQNESLPPAYWQGKGQALIRSGDLQGAQDHYDKWLSIAPNDKQAVVGKLLLLDNTGKFAEGVKLSEGFLAVRNDTQMQLLNTHFLLMNKDMDAGRKAYEAIPQELKSMPIVKGFRARLLIVDGDFEQAEPNAHAAYEGLPNGRNLVLWVFTLERLNKKEQALSAIKAHLNVSPNDGAALMMLAERQINSGDDEAVASYQTLLQKNPNNFVALNNLAYLYLQQNQLDKALEYAESAVKQRPDNAAAVDTYAQVLVAKEEYRKAVKQYDAVVNDKMRNEEIYLNYVEALFLEGSTLLGKRKLEQREMKTEENIARQAQLKAKYAD, via the coding sequence ATGAGAAAAACGATAATCGCACTATCACTAGGGATGTTGATCAGTTGTGGGCAGCAAACTAGTGAAGAACATATCCAAGCCGCGCAAGAATTTATCGCGCAAAATGACAGTGCTTCGGCGATTATCTCGTTGAAAACCGCCGTACAATTAGCCCCTAAATCGCCAGAAGCGCGCTTTGAATTGGGTAAAGTTTACCTTGACGAAAAGCAATTTGAGAGTGCTGAAAAAGAACTCAGTCGCGCATTAGAATATGGTTACGATGGGGCTAAGGTGCTGCCGTTGCTGACCCGCGCCTACCAACGAACCGGCGCCTATGCGGCTATCAGTGAAATGGAAGATAACAACGTCGACCTGAGTAATGAGGACAAAGCGGAAATTGGTTATTTCAAAATCGTATCTTTAGTGCGATTAAATAAGCCCGATGATGCGCGCGCGATCATCGCTGATCAGTCGCAGTTACAGACAGATTCCGTATTCAAGTCACTGAGCCAAGCTTATAAAGACATACTTGATAAAGATTATCCTCTGGCGCTGCAAAGCCTTAGCAATATCAAAGATAGCCACCCTGATCATCCTGAAGTCCTTAAACTTTTGGCGCAACTGCATTTAAGCTTGGGCGACCCGAAAGCGGCGGCTCAAGCGTTTGACCGATATGTGTCTTTGTATCCCGATGATTTACAGACCACCTTTGTGCTTGCCAAACTGTGGGTAGATTTAGGGGAAACGGCAAAAGCGGAACCCTACCTCGATCAGTTATTGGCCGTGAATGCTAAGAATGGTTTGCTCAATCAACTTAAAGCGGCTGCACGAATAGCGGATAAAGACTATGGAGAGGCCCAGAAATACGCTGAGCTAGGTATTCAAAATGGTATGAATGATCCTTCGCTACGTTTAATAGCAGGTTATGCCGCATACCAGCAAAAAGATTTTGAGGCCGCTCAGCAGCACCTTTCATTAGTGGCTAGCAGTTTGCCTAGCAACCATCCTGGTTTGCGTTTACTGGCTGCTAGCCAATTACAGCTGGGCTTGAATGCTGAGGCGGGGGATGTGCTGGAGCGCATGGAGCAAATCAACGAGCAAGATGCGCAACTGTTTTCAAAAGCCAGTTATGAATTATTGCGTCAGGGAAATGTAAAAGACGCCCAAGAGCTAGTAGAGAAATCTTCCAGTATCAGTACCACGGCAGAAGACCTCACACGTTTAGGTTTGCTTAAACTCTCGCTGAATAATCTTGATGGTATCGTTAATCTAGAAGAGGCACTGGAAAAGTCACCTGAACTTGAGAGTGCTAAAAAAACACTCGCTACTGCCTACATCACCACTAAGCAATATGACAAAGCCCTAGAATTGGCGCAGCAATGGAAAGCTGAAGATGCCAATGACATCAGCGCGTATTTGCTGGCTGGCGAAGTGTTCAGTAAACAGCAAGATCTAAGCAATGCGAAAGCCGAGTTTGAGCAGGTGATGCGCATTGACCCTGAACACAAAGGCGCAGCGCTGGGCTTGGTCAACATCGCTATTACCGAAAAAGATGTGGTTCGAGCGCAATCAGGCTTAACGGCTTTGCTTAATCGTTTTCCTGATTATACGCCAGCATTGGCGACGGCTTATCTGTTTAATAAACAGCAAGGTAAAACACAGCAAGGTATTGAGGTTATTGAGAGCGCGCTGAACAAGGCGCCTGACAATCAAGAGCTGAGTATGTTGTATGCCCGTGTATTGCTGCTTGAAAAGCAATATGACCAGGCACTGCAACAGTTCGTTAAATTTGATCAAAATGAATCTTTGCCACCTGCTTATTGGCAGGGGAAAGGCCAAGCGCTGATTCGTTCAGGTGATTTGCAGGGCGCACAGGATCATTATGACAAGTGGTTGAGCATTGCCCCGAACGACAAACAAGCCGTCGTGGGCAAGTTACTCCTGCTGGACAACACGGGCAAATTTGCCGAAGGCGTCAAGTTAAGCGAAGGTTTCTTAGCGGTGCGCAACGACACTCAAATGCAATTGCTTAACACGCATTTCTTATTGATGAATAAAGATATGGACGCAGGAAGGAAGGCCTACGAGGCAATACCGCAAGAGCTAAAAAGTATGCCCATTGTAAAGGGCTTTCGAGCACGTTTACTGATTGTTGATGGTGATTTTGAGCAAGCCGAGCCAAATGCTCATGCTGCCTATGAAGGTTTACCAAATGGCAGAAATCTAGTCTTGTGGGTGTTTACCCTTGAGCGATTAAATAAAAAAGAGCAAGCACTGAGTGCGATTAAAGCCCATTTAAACGTATCACCGAACGACGGTGCTGCTTTAATGATGTTGGCCGAAAGGCAAATTAATAGTGGTGATGACGAAGCTGTTGCTAGCTATCAAACCTTATTACAGAAAAACCCTAACAACTTTGTTGCACTGAATAATTTAGCCTATTTGTATCTACAGCAAAATCAGCTAGACAAAGCCCTGGAATACGCTGAAAGCGCGGTAAAACAGCGCCCTGATAATGCTGCCGCAGTAGATACCTATGCCCAAGTGTTGGTGGCTAAGGAAGAATACCGAAAAGCAGTGAAACAATACGATGCGGTTGTGAATGACAAAATGCGCAATGAAGAGATTTATCTCAATTACGTGGAAGCACTTTTCCTCGAGGGCAGCACGTTGCTAGGCAAACGCAAGCTGGAACAACGTGAAATGAAAACTGAGGAAAATATTGCTCGCCAAGCTCAATTGAAAGCCAAATACGCCGATTAA
- the trxC gene encoding thioredoxin TrxC has protein sequence MHIVCPHCYAINNVPESKDHTQANCGKCQQKLHTHQPCQLTQHQFYRYIERNHLPVLVDFWASWCGPCKSFAPVFAKLANQTDSVLFAQLNTEQAQQISSEAGIRSIPTLILFHQGKEIDRISGALGEAQLKQWIVQAVQKC, from the coding sequence ATGCATATCGTATGTCCCCATTGTTATGCCATTAACAACGTCCCTGAGAGCAAGGATCATACCCAGGCTAATTGTGGTAAGTGCCAGCAGAAGCTGCATACCCATCAACCGTGCCAGCTCACCCAGCATCAATTTTATCGCTACATTGAGCGAAACCACTTGCCGGTTCTGGTCGACTTTTGGGCCAGTTGGTGCGGTCCGTGCAAAAGCTTTGCTCCTGTATTTGCCAAATTAGCCAACCAAACGGATAGCGTATTATTCGCCCAGTTAAATACCGAGCAAGCTCAGCAGATCAGTAGTGAAGCCGGTATCCGTAGTATTCCGACGTTGATTTTGTTTCATCAAGGCAAAGAAATCGATCGTATTTCAGGGGCTTTAGGTGAAGCGCAATTAAAGCAGTGGATAGTGCAAGCCGTACAAAAATGTTAG
- a CDS encoding ion transporter — MNALSLQAKFIRIRSNKLFEIFVISVIIFSALLVGAKTYEMSVTMYHVTQFLDWFISAFFLTEITIRFLAEERKRDFFKNFWNIFDTLIVIVSLIPAEDADLAVIARLVRVFRVLRMISIIPELRILLVSLVKALPQLGYVMLLMFIIFYIYAAIGSTLFESINPDLWGDIAISLLTLFRVMTFEDWTDVMYETMEVYPLSWVFYLTFIFFTAFAFLNMVIGIVVSVMEQENELARKQKAKEDAAEHDLEEEPTLSDLLVHIKDLQLQVKQLSPHTMKQEKE, encoded by the coding sequence ATGAACGCTTTATCCCTACAAGCCAAATTTATTCGTATTCGTTCGAACAAGCTGTTCGAGATTTTTGTGATTTCGGTGATCATATTTTCCGCCCTGTTAGTGGGCGCGAAAACCTATGAAATGTCCGTGACCATGTACCACGTGACACAGTTTTTAGATTGGTTTATCAGCGCGTTCTTCTTAACTGAAATTACCATTCGGTTTTTAGCTGAAGAGCGAAAGCGGGATTTCTTTAAGAACTTCTGGAATATATTCGATACCTTGATCGTTATTGTCAGCCTTATCCCCGCTGAAGACGCTGATTTGGCCGTTATCGCTCGTCTGGTCAGAGTATTTAGGGTATTGCGGATGATTTCTATCATCCCTGAGTTACGCATACTTTTAGTCTCTTTGGTAAAAGCCTTGCCTCAACTTGGTTACGTTATGCTACTGATGTTCATCATCTTTTATATCTATGCAGCGATAGGTAGCACCTTATTTGAGAGCATTAATCCAGACCTTTGGGGGGATATCGCCATTTCATTATTGACCTTGTTTAGAGTCATGACGTTCGAAGATTGGACCGATGTCATGTATGAAACAATGGAAGTTTACCCATTGAGTTGGGTGTTCTATCTGACCTTTATTTTCTTCACCGCCTTTGCTTTTTTGAATATGGTTATTGGCATAGTCGTCAGTGTAATGGAGCAGGAGAATGAATTGGCGCGCAAACAAAAGGCCAAAGAAGATGCTGCTGAGCACGATTTAGAAGAAGAGCCGACGCTTAGTGATTTGCTGGTGCATATCAAAGATTTACAGCTTCAGGTTAAGCAGTTGTCTCCACATACTATGAAACAGGAGAAAGAATAA
- a CDS encoding biliverdin-producing heme oxygenase — MNTQAEAISIGHLLKTSTQGLHREVEGRLSKILFHRDLSAQVYLQVLMAMQAAYVSMERALLTFPESKAAYKNRSKQAFINNDIAYMKQTLLDLEHDIPMRASKKDDLSQNVKPNVELHSTAQAMGMMYVLEGATLGGEHIQARLTRHDWLDTHHGVAFFNSYQEQRMVRWGEFLTVLQQYYLRNPDVCDEIMQGAELAFEYIHDCLEGISL; from the coding sequence ATGAATACCCAAGCGGAAGCTATATCCATAGGTCATCTTCTTAAAACTAGCACCCAGGGCCTGCACAGAGAAGTGGAAGGCAGATTGTCAAAAATTTTATTTCACCGTGATTTGAGTGCGCAGGTATATTTGCAGGTATTGATGGCCATGCAAGCGGCTTATGTCTCAATGGAGCGAGCACTGCTTACTTTCCCTGAGTCTAAAGCAGCCTATAAAAACCGCAGTAAGCAAGCATTTATCAACAACGATATCGCTTATATGAAACAGACGCTGTTGGATCTTGAGCATGACATTCCAATGCGCGCCAGTAAGAAAGACGATTTAAGCCAAAATGTTAAACCGAACGTTGAATTGCACTCGACAGCTCAGGCGATGGGTATGATGTATGTTCTGGAAGGTGCAACCTTAGGCGGTGAACATATTCAGGCCCGATTAACTCGACACGATTGGTTAGATACTCATCACGGCGTAGCCTTTTTCAATAGCTATCAAGAGCAACGAATGGTGCGCTGGGGCGAATTTTTAACTGTATTGCAGCAATACTACCTGCGGAATCCTGATGTTTGTGATGAAATCATGCAAGGCGCAGAATTAGCATTCGAATATATTCATGATTGTTTGGAGGGAATAAGCCTGTGA